One window of the uncultured Fusobacterium sp. genome contains the following:
- a CDS encoding amidohydrolase, with amino-acid sequence MELTKIFNDVENNNQWFINTRRELHKIPELDFQLPRTIAYVTYLLDEMKIPYKVGIGKAGIVAEIEGRDKSKTIALRADMDALPILECGNKEYKSTIVGHMHACGHDIHTAILLGVGKVLAENKDTLPCNVRLIFQPAEETSGGALPMIEDGCLEGVDAIFGLHVDPTIECGVVGIKYGAYCASSTDVVIKIEGKSCHGAYPSQGVDAIVTACSVVTSLQSVISRNIDSRDSAVLSFGKISGGDKENIVAQNVTISGTLRTLSNDVKNRVKERVKEMVESIAKGYGANGEVEYCDGYSALINHDEYIDIIKKNSLELLGEKSIYEKKIANMGVEDFAYYVEKVPGAFFNLGVGNKAKGITAPLHNDKFDADEESLKIGVKLQILNIFSAYEKLK; translated from the coding sequence ATGGAACTAACAAAAATTTTTAATGATGTAGAAAATAATAATCAATGGTTTATAAATACAAGACGTGAATTACATAAAATTCCAGAATTAGATTTTCAATTACCTAGAACAATTGCTTATGTAACTTATCTACTTGATGAGATGAAGATACCATATAAAGTTGGAATAGGAAAAGCTGGAATTGTAGCAGAGATAGAGGGAAGGGATAAAAGTAAAACAATTGCTTTAAGAGCAGATATGGATGCTCTTCCAATATTAGAGTGTGGAAATAAAGAGTATAAATCAACAATAGTAGGGCATATGCATGCATGTGGACATGATATACATACAGCTATTCTTTTAGGTGTTGGAAAAGTATTAGCTGAAAACAAAGATACTCTTCCATGTAATGTAAGATTGATTTTTCAACCTGCTGAAGAGACTAGTGGGGGAGCTTTACCAATGATAGAAGATGGATGTTTAGAAGGTGTAGATGCAATTTTTGGATTACATGTAGATCCTACAATAGAGTGTGGGGTAGTAGGAATAAAATATGGTGCATATTGTGCTTCTTCTACTGATGTTGTAATTAAAATAGAGGGAAAAAGTTGTCATGGAGCTTACCCAAGTCAAGGAGTAGACGCTATTGTTACTGCTTGTAGTGTTGTTACTTCTCTTCAAAGTGTAATAAGTAGAAATATTGATTCAAGAGATTCAGCAGTTTTAAGTTTTGGAAAAATAAGTGGTGGAGATAAAGAAAACATAGTAGCTCAAAATGTAACTATATCAGGAACTCTTAGAACTTTATCTAATGACGTAAAAAATAGAGTTAAAGAGAGAGTTAAAGAGATGGTAGAAAGTATAGCAAAAGGGTATGGAGCTAATGGAGAGGTTGAGTATTGTGATGGATATTCTGCTCTTATTAACCATGATGAGTATATTGATATTATAAAGAAAAACTCTTTAGAATTACTTGGAGAGAAAAGTATTTATGAGAAAAAAATAGCAAATATGGGAGTAGAAGATTTTGCTTATTATGTAGAAAAAGTTCCAGGAGCATTTTTTAACTTAGGAGTAGGAAACAAGGCTAAAGGAATAACTGCACCACTACATAATGATAAATTTGATGCTGATGAGGAAAGTTTAAAAATAGGAGTTAAATTACAAATTTTAAATATATTTTCAGCTTATGAAAAATTAAAATAA
- a CDS encoding GNAT family N-acetyltransferase produces the protein MYSYGNLKNISDKELTNCFNQAFADYPLPFHLTEEELKARLRASCVDKELSYGAFFNGKLIGFILNSYNIYNDKKVIFDVATGIVPEHRGKKIFIQLFSFEEKELLKYDIEGYYLETLQQNHIAISAYKNQGFSITREFEVLRLSAPTFENNNLKVEYMKLEDFDLAITKYCNYVQPSYEHSNNILKINSTLYEVAYRKQDNKITAFCIFSKTNGNILQIWYEDINELKIVIQSLISSFNNIVVKNIDTKYSQVLELFYSLGFVEVVKQFEMFKTVI, from the coding sequence ATGTATAGTTATGGTAATTTAAAAAATATATCTGATAAAGAACTTACTAATTGCTTTAATCAAGCTTTTGCTGATTATCCTTTACCATTTCATCTTACTGAAGAAGAATTAAAAGCTCGTCTTAGAGCCAGTTGTGTAGATAAAGAGTTATCCTATGGAGCTTTTTTTAATGGTAAATTAATTGGTTTCATTCTTAACTCTTACAATATTTATAATGATAAAAAAGTTATTTTTGATGTAGCAACAGGAATTGTTCCTGAACATAGAGGGAAAAAAATATTTATTCAGCTTTTCTCTTTTGAAGAAAAAGAGCTATTAAAATATGATATTGAAGGGTATTATTTAGAAACTCTACAACAAAATCACATAGCAATATCAGCTTATAAAAATCAAGGATTTAGTATTACAAGAGAGTTTGAAGTTTTAAGACTCTCTGCTCCTACTTTTGAAAATAATAACTTAAAAGTAGAATATATGAAACTAGAAGATTTTGATCTTGCTATTACTAAGTATTGTAACTATGTTCAGCCTTCTTATGAACACTCTAACAATATTTTAAAAATAAACTCAACTTTATATGAGGTAGCTTATAGAAAACAGGATAATAAAATAACAGCTTTTTGTATTTTTTCAAAAACAAATGGAAATATTTTACAAATTTGGTATGAAGATATAAATGAATTAAAGATAGTTATTCAAAGTTTAATTTCAAGTTTTAATAACATTGTAGTAAAAAATATTGATACAAAATATTCACAAGTGTTAGAATTATTTTATTCTCTTGGATTTGTTGAAGTTGTCAAACAATTTGAGATGTTCAAAACTGTTATTTAA
- a CDS encoding DUF1232 domain-containing protein codes for MSYRKFYSEDNFWDKIKSVFKNLGERVVCQILTLYYLMKYDKVSIADKLLIIGTLGYFILPTDMIPDILPSIGYVDDISAIVGLLIKFSSHIDDNIVEQVYNSVNNYFEIDYSKVKKYVYNIKL; via the coding sequence ATGTCATATAGAAAATTTTATTCAGAAGATAATTTTTGGGATAAAATTAAATCAGTTTTTAAAAATTTAGGAGAAAGAGTTGTTTGTCAAATACTAACTTTATACTATTTAATGAAATATGATAAAGTATCAATTGCTGATAAATTACTAATAATAGGAACATTGGGATATTTTATTCTTCCCACAGATATGATTCCTGATATTCTTCCTTCAATAGGATATGTAGATGATATATCAGCAATTGTAGGACTTTTAATCAAATTTTCTTCTCACATAGATGATAATATAGTTGAGCAAGTATATAACAGTGTAAATAATTACTTTGAAATAGATTATTCCAAAGTAAAAAAATATGTGTATAATATAAAATTATAA
- a CDS encoding acyl-CoA dehydrogenase family protein — MLFKTTDIHEELRKKVRDFAESEVKPIAFMLDQNNEFPTEVIKKFGEMGLMGIPYPKEYGGAGMDTLSYAIAVEELSRVDGGTGVILSAHVSLGAYPIYAFGTEEQKQKYLVPLAKGEKLGAFGLTEPNAGSDAGGTETTAELVGDHYILNGGKIFITNADKADTYVIFAVTTPDIGTRGISAFIVEKGWEGFTFGDHYDKMGIRSSSTAELIFNNVKVPKENLLGKEGEGFKIAMSTLDGGRIGIASQALGIAQGAYEHALEYAKERVQFGKPIAQQQIISFKLADMATKLRAARFLVYSAAELKENHEPFGMESAMAKQYASDICLEVVNDALQIFGGSGYLKGMEVERAYRDAKICTIYEGTNEIQRVVIASHIIGKMPKSEGKKKKDKAKGGVTGPRKNMIFKDGTMEEKVNALVENLKNDGYDFTVGIPADTPIPLAERVVSAGKGIGAKENMKLIEDLAYQAGAAIGSSRPVAETLRYVPLNRYVGMSGQKFNGNLYIACGISGAGQHLKGIKDATTIVAINNNPNAPIFKNADYGIVGDVKEILPLLTKALDNGEEKQPAPPMKKMKRVVPKPTRPSAWKRYVCGGCGYEYDPAIGDEENEIPEGTLFEKLPEEWICPDCGEEKTAFIEIED, encoded by the coding sequence ATGCTTTTTAAAACAACTGATATACATGAGGAGTTACGTAAAAAAGTAAGAGATTTTGCTGAATCTGAAGTTAAACCTATAGCTTTTATGTTAGATCAAAACAATGAATTTCCTACTGAGGTAATTAAAAAATTTGGGGAAATGGGTCTTATGGGAATACCTTATCCAAAAGAGTATGGTGGAGCTGGAATGGATACTCTTAGTTATGCAATAGCTGTTGAGGAGCTATCAAGAGTAGATGGAGGAACTGGAGTTATTCTATCAGCACATGTATCTCTTGGAGCTTATCCTATATATGCCTTTGGTACTGAAGAGCAAAAACAAAAATATCTTGTTCCTTTAGCTAAGGGAGAAAAACTTGGAGCTTTTGGACTTACAGAGCCAAATGCTGGTAGTGATGCTGGGGGAACAGAAACAACTGCGGAATTAGTTGGAGATCATTATATTTTAAATGGCGGAAAAATATTTATAACTAACGCTGATAAAGCTGATACATATGTAATATTTGCTGTTACTACTCCAGATATAGGAACTAGAGGAATAAGTGCCTTCATAGTTGAAAAAGGTTGGGAAGGATTTACATTTGGAGATCACTATGATAAGATGGGAATCCGTTCATCTTCAACTGCTGAATTAATTTTTAACAATGTAAAAGTTCCTAAGGAAAATCTTTTAGGAAAAGAGGGAGAAGGATTTAAAATAGCAATGTCTACTCTTGATGGTGGTAGAATTGGAATAGCTTCTCAAGCTCTTGGAATTGCTCAAGGAGCTTATGAACATGCTCTTGAATATGCAAAAGAGAGAGTACAATTTGGTAAACCAATAGCTCAACAACAGATTATATCTTTTAAATTAGCTGATATGGCTACAAAATTAAGAGCAGCAAGATTTTTAGTATACAGTGCTGCTGAACTAAAAGAAAATCATGAGCCTTTTGGAATGGAATCAGCTATGGCTAAACAATATGCTTCTGATATCTGTCTTGAGGTAGTAAATGATGCTTTGCAAATCTTTGGAGGTTCTGGATACTTAAAAGGAATGGAAGTAGAGCGTGCTTATAGAGATGCTAAAATCTGTACTATTTATGAGGGAACAAATGAGATTCAAAGAGTGGTTATAGCTTCTCATATCATTGGTAAGATGCCTAAGAGTGAGGGTAAAAAGAAAAAAGATAAAGCAAAAGGTGGAGTAACTGGACCACGTAAAAATATGATTTTCAAAGATGGAACTATGGAGGAAAAAGTTAATGCTTTAGTTGAAAATCTAAAAAATGATGGATATGATTTTACTGTTGGAATCCCAGCTGACACTCCTATCCCATTAGCTGAACGTGTAGTAAGTGCTGGTAAAGGAATTGGAGCTAAAGAAAATATGAAATTAATTGAAGATTTAGCATATCAAGCTGGAGCAGCAATAGGATCATCAAGACCAGTGGCTGAAACTTTAAGATATGTTCCTCTAAATCGTTATGTGGGAATGTCTGGACAAAAATTCAATGGAAATCTATATATAGCTTGTGGAATATCTGGAGCTGGACAACACTTAAAAGGAATAAAAGATGCAACTACAATTGTAGCTATTAATAATAATCCAAATGCTCCTATATTTAAAAATGCTGACTATGGAATTGTTGGAGATGTAAAAGAGATTTTACCACTATTAACTAAGGCTTTAGACAATGGAGAAGAGAAACAACCTGCTCCTCCTATGAAGAAGATGAAGAGAGTAGTTCCTAAACCTACTAGACCATCAGCATGGAAGAGATATGTATGTGGTGGTTGTGGATATGAGTATGATCCAGCAATAGGAGATGAGGAGAATGAAATCCCTGAGGGAACACTGTTTGAAAAACTGCCTGAAGAGTGGATCTGCCCAGATTGTGGAGAGGAAAAAACTGCTTTTATTGAGATAGAGGATTAA
- a CDS encoding FprA family A-type flavoprotein produces the protein MHNVRKVTEDLYWIGGDEHRLHLFENIHPIARGVSYNSYLLLDKKTVLFDTVDWAIGRQFIENLKYVLKDRKLDYMVINHMEPDHAAMIQEVLMHYPEVRVISSEKAFYFMNQFGFHLDPEKCETVVEGDTKSFGKHKILFVAAPMVHWPEAMVSFDLTNGVLFSADAFGSFGALDGKLFNDEVNFDRDWINDARRYYTNIVGKYGPHVQALLKKASGIDIKMICPLHGPVWRNDFGYLLDKYNRWSKYIPEEKGVMIVYASMYGNTENAASVLATKLVESGMTNVHMYDVSKVHVSELIAETFRYSHIVYASVTYNLGIYPPMHNYLMDMKALNVQKRTVAVIENGSWACKSGSLMIQCLEEMKNMNILNEKVTLTSSMTEDNHVEMDSLVEAILNSMKEN, from the coding sequence ATGCATAATGTTAGAAAAGTAACTGAAGATTTATACTGGATAGGAGGAGATGAACATCGTCTACACCTATTTGAAAATATACATCCCATAGCAAGAGGAGTTTCATATAACTCATACCTTTTATTAGATAAAAAAACTGTTCTATTTGATACTGTAGATTGGGCAATAGGACGTCAATTTATTGAAAATTTAAAATATGTGTTGAAGGATAGAAAATTAGATTACATGGTAATCAATCATATGGAACCTGACCATGCAGCTATGATTCAAGAAGTTCTTATGCACTATCCAGAAGTTAGAGTAATAAGTTCTGAAAAAGCTTTCTATTTTATGAATCAATTTGGTTTCCATCTTGATCCTGAAAAATGTGAAACAGTAGTTGAAGGAGATACAAAATCTTTTGGAAAACATAAGATACTATTTGTAGCAGCTCCTATGGTACACTGGCCAGAAGCTATGGTAAGCTTTGATTTAACAAATGGAGTTTTATTCAGTGCTGATGCCTTTGGAAGTTTTGGAGCACTAGATGGAAAATTATTTAATGATGAGGTAAATTTTGATAGAGACTGGATAAATGACGCTAGAAGATACTATACTAATATCGTTGGTAAGTATGGACCTCATGTACAAGCTCTACTTAAAAAAGCTAGTGGAATAGATATAAAAATGATATGTCCTCTTCATGGTCCTGTATGGAGAAATGACTTTGGATATCTTTTAGATAAATATAACAGATGGAGTAAATATATTCCTGAAGAAAAAGGGGTTATGATAGTTTATGCTTCTATGTATGGAAATACAGAAAACGCTGCCTCTGTTTTAGCTACAAAACTTGTAGAAAGTGGAATGACTAATGTACATATGTATGATGTTTCAAAAGTTCATGTATCAGAATTAATAGCAGAAACATTTAGATACAGTCATATAGTTTATGCTTCTGTAACTTACAATCTAGGAATCTATCCACCTATGCATAACTATTTAATGGATATGAAAGCTCTAAATGTTCAAAAGAGAACTGTAGCTGTAATAGAAAATGGTTCTTGGGCATGTAAATCTGGAAGTCTAATGATTCAATGTTTAGAAGAGATGAAAAATATGAATATCTTAAATGAAAAGGTTACTCTTACTTCCTCTATGACTGAAGATAACCATGTTGAGATGGATAGCTTAGTTGAAGCTATATTAAATTCAATGAAAGAAAATTAA